Proteins co-encoded in one Paenibacillus sp. genomic window:
- a CDS encoding HPr family phosphocarrier protein, with product MISKTFVVANPQGFHVRPTKTFVEKASAFPCKISVISKGKKVNGKSSLSMLTLGIAQNDEVTLEIDGEQEAQAMEALGPLFAQIHD from the coding sequence ATGATCAGCAAAACGTTCGTAGTCGCCAACCCGCAAGGCTTTCACGTTCGCCCGACGAAAACGTTCGTCGAAAAAGCGAGCGCGTTCCCATGCAAAATCAGCGTCATCAGCAAAGGAAAAAAAGTGAACGGCAAAAGCTCGTTAAGCATGCTGACGCTCGGCATCGCCCAGAACGACGAAGTCACGCTCGAAATCGACGGCGAGCAGGAAGCGCAAGCGATGGAAGCGCTCGGGCCGCTGTTCGCGCAAATTCACGATTAA
- a CDS encoding PTS mannitol transporter subunit IICBA produces the protein MQDTASSQGQGGLRVSVQKFGRFLSGMVMPNIGAFIAWGLITALFIPTGWIPNENLAALVSPMITYLLPILIGYTGGSMIHGTRGGVIGAVATMGVVVGSSIPMFLGAMIVGPLSAWVLKKFDKSIEGKVRAGFEMLVNNFSAGIIGAALALLAYVGIGPVVQAISQALAGGVGFLVDTGLLPLANLLIEPGKILFLNNAINHGVLGPIALEQASTAGKSIIFLLEANPGPGLGVLLAYWLVGRGAAKQSAPGATIIHFLGGIHEIYFPYILMNPRLILGVIAGGVVGTFTFLILGAGLVATPSPGSIFALAAMSPRGGLLPVLAGVLTAAAASFAVSALLLKTGRQSEEDLEQAQAKMREMKSAGSTAAAPAQSAAQAAAPTPAKAKDEVKKIVFSCDAGMGSSAMGASILRKKMKSADVPIAVTNTAINDIPSDADIVITHKTLTDRAKQKAPNAEHISIDDFLKSPEYDELVKRFK, from the coding sequence ATGCAAGACACTGCTTCATCGCAAGGCCAAGGAGGTCTTCGCGTATCGGTTCAAAAATTCGGCCGATTCTTAAGCGGTATGGTGATGCCGAATATCGGCGCGTTCATCGCATGGGGTCTTATTACCGCGTTGTTCATTCCGACCGGCTGGATTCCGAACGAAAATCTCGCTGCGCTCGTCAGCCCGATGATCACGTACCTGCTCCCGATCCTCATCGGTTATACGGGCGGCTCGATGATCCACGGCACGCGCGGCGGCGTCATCGGCGCCGTGGCGACGATGGGCGTCGTCGTCGGCTCCTCGATCCCGATGTTCCTCGGGGCGATGATCGTCGGACCGCTCTCGGCCTGGGTGCTGAAGAAGTTCGACAAGTCGATCGAAGGCAAAGTCCGCGCCGGCTTCGAGATGCTCGTCAACAACTTCTCCGCCGGCATCATCGGCGCGGCGCTGGCGCTGCTCGCGTACGTCGGCATCGGCCCGGTCGTGCAAGCGATCAGCCAGGCGCTCGCAGGCGGCGTCGGCTTCCTCGTCGACACCGGACTGCTCCCGCTCGCGAACTTGTTGATCGAGCCGGGTAAAATTTTGTTCCTCAACAACGCGATCAACCACGGCGTGCTCGGTCCGATCGCGCTCGAGCAGGCGTCGACCGCCGGCAAGTCGATCATCTTCCTGCTGGAAGCGAACCCGGGTCCGGGCCTCGGCGTCCTGCTCGCGTACTGGCTCGTCGGCCGGGGCGCGGCGAAGCAGTCGGCGCCGGGCGCGACGATCATCCACTTCCTTGGGGGCATTCACGAGATTTACTTCCCGTACATTCTCATGAACCCGCGCCTCATTCTCGGCGTCATTGCAGGCGGCGTCGTCGGCACATTCACGTTCTTGATTCTCGGCGCGGGGCTCGTCGCGACGCCGTCGCCGGGCAGCATTTTCGCGCTGGCCGCCATGTCGCCGCGGGGCGGGCTGCTGCCGGTGCTCGCCGGCGTATTGACCGCCGCCGCCGCATCGTTCGCGGTGTCCGCGCTGCTGCTGAAGACGGGCCGTCAGTCGGAAGAAGATCTGGAGCAAGCGCAGGCGAAGATGCGCGAAATGAAGAGTGCCGGCTCGACCGCGGCCGCTCCGGCGCAGTCTGCGGCGCAAGCTGCGGCGCCAACGCCGGCCAAAGCGAAGGACGAAGTGAAGAAAATCGTCTTCTCCTGCGATGCCGGCATGGGCTCCAGCGCCATGGGCGCGTCCATCCTTCGGAAAAAAATGAAGTCGGCCGACGTGCCGATCGCGGTGACGAATACGGCGATCAACGACATTCCGTCGGACGCCGACATCGTCATCACGCACAAAACGCTGACCGACCGCGCAAAGCAAAAAGCGCCGAACGCGGAGCATATTTCCATCGACGATTTCTTGAAGAGCCCGGAATACGACGAGCTCGTAAAGCGATTCAAGTAA
- the ptsP gene encoding phosphoenolpyruvate--protein phosphotransferase, with protein MTEITLQGIAASPGIVISKAFVAAAETYVPERTTAEDPAVERQRLSQAAAAARGELEAIRDRTAAKLGADKAEIFEGHLLLLEDPDLMDGIEERLTEQRVTAEFALHDTAQGFIDMLLAMDNELLRARAADVKDVADRLMSHLRGVPNASLASVAEPCIVFAHDLTPSDTAQLNLDAVRGFVTEIGSRTSHSAIMARSLELPAVVGAGADVLSVPNGATVILDAVEGRIIVEPAPERLAEYEAKKAAYERDKAELARLRERPSVSSDGHRVELAANIGGIADVEKALANGAEAIGLFRTEFLYMERSSLPTEEEQYHTYKTVLEKMNGKPVVIRTLDIGGDKELPYLDLPKESNPFLGQRALRLCLDREDVFRTQLRALLRSSAHGNLRIMFPMVAVRSEWLAAKRLLDEERAKLQAEGVPVAARIEVGIMIEVPAAAIAADTFAKDVDFFSIGTNDLIQYTMAADRMNETVSYLYQPCHPSILRLIRMVIRAAEREGKWVGMCGEMAGDETAIPLLLGLGLHEFSMSAGSILPARRLIGGLSREQWKTLAEQALDMSSHEEVKAFVQNQLRSVPV; from the coding sequence ATGACCGAAATTACGCTGCAAGGCATCGCCGCCTCCCCGGGCATCGTCATCTCCAAGGCGTTCGTCGCCGCGGCGGAGACGTACGTGCCGGAGCGGACGACGGCGGAAGATCCGGCCGTGGAGCGCCAGCGGCTCTCGCAAGCGGCCGCCGCGGCGCGCGGCGAGCTGGAAGCGATCCGCGACCGGACAGCCGCGAAGCTCGGAGCGGACAAAGCCGAAATTTTCGAAGGGCATCTCCTGCTGCTCGAGGACCCTGACTTGATGGACGGCATCGAGGAGCGGCTGACCGAACAGCGCGTCACCGCGGAGTTCGCACTCCACGACACCGCGCAAGGCTTCATCGACATGCTGCTCGCCATGGACAATGAGCTGCTCCGCGCCCGCGCCGCGGACGTGAAGGACGTCGCCGACCGGCTGATGAGCCATCTGCGCGGCGTGCCGAACGCGAGCCTCGCCTCCGTCGCCGAGCCGTGCATCGTGTTCGCGCACGATTTGACGCCGTCCGATACGGCGCAGCTGAACCTTGACGCCGTGCGCGGCTTCGTCACCGAAATCGGCAGCCGGACGTCGCACTCCGCCATCATGGCGCGGTCGCTCGAGCTGCCGGCCGTCGTCGGCGCGGGCGCGGACGTCCTGAGCGTCCCGAACGGCGCGACCGTCATCCTCGACGCCGTCGAGGGCCGCATCATCGTCGAACCTGCGCCCGAGCGGCTCGCCGAGTACGAAGCGAAGAAAGCCGCCTACGAACGGGACAAAGCCGAGCTGGCGCGGCTGCGCGAGCGGCCGAGCGTCTCGAGCGACGGCCATCGCGTCGAGCTGGCCGCCAACATCGGAGGCATCGCCGACGTCGAGAAGGCGCTCGCGAACGGAGCCGAAGCGATCGGCCTGTTCCGAACGGAATTTCTCTATATGGAGCGCTCCTCCCTTCCGACCGAAGAGGAACAGTATCACACGTACAAAACCGTGCTCGAGAAAATGAACGGCAAACCCGTCGTCATCCGGACGCTCGACATCGGCGGCGACAAAGAGCTGCCGTACCTCGACCTGCCGAAGGAATCGAACCCGTTCCTCGGGCAGCGCGCCCTTCGCCTGTGCCTCGACCGCGAGGACGTGTTCCGCACGCAGCTCCGCGCCCTGCTGCGCTCGAGCGCGCATGGGAACCTGAGAATCATGTTCCCGATGGTCGCCGTCCGCTCGGAATGGCTCGCCGCGAAGCGTCTGCTCGACGAGGAGCGCGCCAAACTGCAAGCCGAAGGCGTTCCCGTCGCGGCGCGCATCGAGGTCGGCATCATGATCGAAGTGCCGGCGGCCGCGATCGCCGCGGATACGTTCGCGAAGGACGTCGACTTTTTCAGCATCGGCACGAACGATCTCATCCAATATACGATGGCCGCGGACCGGATGAACGAAACCGTGTCCTATCTGTACCAGCCTTGCCATCCGTCCATTTTGCGCCTGATCCGAATGGTGATCCGCGCGGCGGAGCGCGAGGGCAAATGGGTCGGCATGTGCGGCGAAATGGCCGGCGACGAAACGGCGATCCCGCTGCTGCTCGGCCTCGGCTTGCATGAATTCAGCATGAGCGCAGGCTCGATCCTGCCGGCGCGCCGGCTCATCGGGGGCCTTTCCCGCGAACAATGGAAGACTCTCGCGGAGCAGGCGCTCGACATGAGCAGCCACGAAGAAGTCAAAGCGTTCGTCCAAAACCAACTGAGGAGTGTTCCCGTATGA
- a CDS encoding PAS domain S-box protein gives MPHRAQPVVPLFSSEQYRFIVDSLPDPVAVYRDGSIVYANPAAAAIAGAQTPGQILGNSVIDFVPSAYRSAFERFIESPLNGMPTRPAIMHFIRLDGKPVIVRLQAFPMDYNGQPSVLLIGKDLTAEKRFERSLYRSERTLRRMVQHSPDAIVLHANDIVYYVNDSAVRMFHARSAADLIGRNIYDHVHPDYLAEGQARIAQAKASKERLNYTVYKMMRVDGELFDAEVSSVAIRDIENENCVQTVLRDVTERVAQEERLRKYSESLERLIKFLPEPLVITDMGQIVYCNKSTVKLVRMERTEDIVGQSIFRFIHPDDHEASAQVVRDIMQTEDPSPFQERRLVCGDGVVITVEISSIQIHDYKGKSVTLSVLRDLTERKQSEDMLLRSEKLSFLGQLAAGVAHEIRNPLTSLRGFTQLLRRDLVAHKQHYLDTMLSEIDRINLIVNDFMSLSKPQMTTIAPVGFADMLRSVLFVLESETILHNVLFAWDICEELPPVLCDEHRIKQVFLNVLKNAIDAMPQGGTIHLSVLRSQDLAVACIRDEGPGIPKELLPRIGEPFFTTKSTGTGLGLMICHRILESHGGTMRIDSCPGEGTTVSISLPFIE, from the coding sequence ATGCCGCATCGCGCGCAACCCGTCGTCCCGTTGTTTTCGTCCGAACAGTACCGATTCATCGTTGATTCGCTTCCAGATCCGGTCGCCGTTTACCGCGATGGGAGTATCGTCTATGCGAACCCCGCTGCCGCGGCGATCGCGGGGGCCCAGACGCCGGGGCAGATATTAGGTAACTCCGTTATCGATTTCGTGCCAAGCGCCTACCGCTCCGCCTTCGAGCGCTTCATCGAATCGCCGCTGAACGGCATGCCGACGAGGCCGGCGATCATGCATTTCATACGGCTCGACGGGAAACCGGTGATCGTTAGATTGCAAGCGTTTCCCATGGATTATAACGGCCAGCCTTCGGTGCTGCTGATCGGCAAAGATCTCACCGCCGAGAAAAGATTCGAACGTTCCCTGTACCGGAGCGAGCGAACGCTGCGGCGCATGGTCCAGCATTCGCCGGATGCGATCGTGCTCCACGCGAACGATATCGTTTACTACGTGAACGATTCGGCGGTCCGGATGTTCCATGCGCGCTCCGCCGCCGACCTGATCGGCCGGAACATCTACGACCACGTCCACCCCGATTACCTTGCCGAAGGACAAGCCCGGATCGCCCAGGCCAAAGCTTCCAAGGAACGGCTGAACTATACCGTTTACAAAATGATGCGCGTCGACGGAGAGTTGTTCGACGCCGAGGTGTCCAGCGTCGCGATTCGCGACATCGAGAACGAGAACTGCGTGCAGACGGTGCTCCGGGACGTCACCGAACGCGTCGCGCAGGAGGAACGGCTGCGGAAATATTCGGAGAGCTTGGAGCGCTTGATTAAATTTTTGCCCGAGCCGCTCGTGATTACGGATATGGGACAAATCGTGTACTGCAATAAATCGACCGTCAAGCTCGTCCGGATGGAGCGAACGGAAGACATCGTCGGGCAAAGCATTTTCCGGTTTATTCATCCCGACGATCACGAGGCTTCGGCACAGGTCGTCAGGGACATCATGCAAACCGAGGACCCGTCGCCGTTCCAGGAACGGAGGCTCGTTTGCGGCGACGGCGTCGTCATTACGGTAGAAATCTCAAGCATCCAAATTCACGACTATAAGGGGAAATCGGTGACGTTAAGCGTGCTCCGGGATTTGACGGAGCGCAAACAATCGGAAGATATGCTTCTGCGTTCCGAGAAGCTGAGCTTCCTCGGCCAACTGGCCGCGGGCGTCGCCCACGAAATTCGGAACCCGCTCACGTCGCTCCGCGGGTTCACGCAACTGCTGCGCAGAGATTTGGTCGCGCACAAGCAGCATTATTTGGATACGATGCTGAGCGAAATCGATCGGATCAACTTAATTGTGAACGATTTCATGAGTTTATCGAAGCCGCAGATGACGACCATCGCCCCCGTCGGGTTCGCGGACATGCTTCGCTCCGTCTTGTTCGTGCTGGAGAGCGAAACGATCCTGCACAACGTCCTGTTCGCGTGGGACATTTGCGAGGAGCTGCCGCCGGTCTTGTGCGACGAGCATCGGATCAAGCAGGTGTTCCTGAACGTGCTGAAGAACGCGATCGACGCGATGCCGCAGGGCGGTACGATCCACCTGTCCGTCCTCCGCTCGCAAGATCTGGCGGTCGCCTGCATCCGCGACGAAGGACCTGGCATTCCGAAGGAGCTGCTCCCGAGAATCGGCGAGCCGTTCTTCACGACCAAATCGACCGGCACGGGGCTCGGCTTGATGATCTGCCACCGGATCCTGGAGAGCCACGGCGGAACGATGCGAATCGACAGCTGCCCCGGCGAAGGAACGACGGTTTCGATCTCGCTGCCTTTCATCGAATAA
- a CDS encoding FadR/GntR family transcriptional regulator, whose protein sequence is MTNRQEGPSALPAGEAPRPMKSSEWVQADLLRQLDDGTFAPGARLPSVDELSRRYGVGRSTVREAISALKAMGRLAVRQGGGTFALAAPPPAPARDRPALWSGRAATLKRILEVRRVLEAGCAALAAANRTAEDVAALEALVAEMERGLGDQSLGEQADVKFHLGVAAATRNPLLVDMMESLTERLHDSMRDTRELWFYAEQSTAERLLREHRSILEAIRDGDAAEAQRRMEAHIAKVEQVLNELA, encoded by the coding sequence ATGACCAACCGACAAGAAGGACCGTCCGCTCTTCCGGCCGGCGAAGCCCCGCGCCCGATGAAAAGCTCCGAATGGGTCCAAGCGGATTTGCTCCGCCAGCTCGACGACGGCACGTTCGCGCCGGGCGCGAGGCTCCCGTCCGTCGACGAATTGAGCCGGCGCTACGGCGTCGGCCGCTCCACCGTCCGCGAAGCGATCAGCGCCTTGAAGGCGATGGGCCGGCTCGCCGTTCGCCAAGGCGGGGGCACGTTCGCCTTGGCGGCGCCGCCGCCGGCGCCCGCGCGGGACCGCCCCGCGCTGTGGTCCGGCCGCGCCGCGACGCTGAAGCGCATCCTCGAGGTGCGCCGCGTGCTCGAGGCGGGCTGCGCCGCCCTCGCCGCCGCCAACCGGACCGCGGAGGACGTCGCCGCGCTCGAGGCGCTGGTGGCGGAGATGGAGCGCGGCCTCGGCGACCAGTCGCTCGGCGAGCAAGCCGACGTCAAGTTTCATCTCGGCGTCGCCGCCGCCACCCGCAACCCGCTGCTGGTCGACATGATGGAGTCGCTGACAGAGCGGCTGCACGACAGCATGCGGGACACGCGGGAGCTGTGGTTTTACGCCGAGCAGTCGACCGCCGAGCGGCTGCTGCGGGAGCATCGCTCGATCCTCGAAGCGATCCGCGACGGCGACGCCGCCGAGGCGCAGCGCCGCATGGAGGCGCATATCGCCAAGGTGGAGCAGGTGCTGAACGAGCTCGCGTAG
- a CDS encoding PTS sugar transporter subunit IIA — translation MSILSKEKVRLNAKAADKNEAIRMAGQLLVDAGHVPAEYVDKMIERDSIASTYMGGGLAIPHGTNEAKSLVRTTGMSILVFPDGVPFGDGQTAKLVIGIAAAGDDHLDILTNVAMICSDEESFERILSADSEQALIDIFESGMDE, via the coding sequence ATGAGCATTTTATCCAAAGAGAAAGTACGCCTCAACGCTAAGGCGGCAGACAAAAACGAAGCGATCCGCATGGCCGGGCAGCTGCTCGTCGACGCGGGCCACGTGCCCGCCGAGTATGTCGACAAGATGATCGAGCGCGACTCGATTGCTTCCACCTACATGGGCGGCGGCCTCGCCATCCCGCACGGCACGAACGAAGCGAAAAGCCTAGTCCGTACCACGGGCATGTCGATCCTTGTGTTCCCGGACGGCGTGCCGTTCGGGGACGGCCAAACGGCGAAGCTCGTCATCGGCATCGCGGCGGCCGGCGACGATCACCTCGACATCCTCACGAACGTAGCGATGATTTGCTCCGATGAAGAGAGCTTCGAACGCATCCTGTCGGCCGACTCGGAGCAAGCGCTCATCGACATTTTCGAAAGCGGGATGGACGAATGA
- a CDS encoding mannitol-1-phosphate 5-dehydrogenase, whose amino-acid sequence MNAVHFGAGNIGRGFIGLMLAKAGYNVVFVDVNDALVKLLQERGSYEVALANGSGDTIRVEGVDAIDGKRTDDVAAAVAKADLVTTAVGVNILKLIADGIARGIERRLAAGVAAPLHVIACENAIRGSEQLKEHVYARLSPETRAAAEGRVAFPNAAVDRIVPLQKHDDPLRVTVEPFAEWVVDRSAMLPGGPLDIEGVHYVDELQPYIERKLFTVNTGHCCAAYHGYLLGHDTIQAAMADERVKSEVVAILEETGAMLVAKYGFDEEEHRRYRETILERFANPYLTDEVARVGRSPIRKLSPNDRLVRPATLAHELGIAVPHLAAAMGAALRFDAADDPEAAELQQALQDLGVHGALEKYTGLPKGHPIHDQAAAAYERHASTAAEPKGALRP is encoded by the coding sequence ATGAACGCGGTACATTTCGGAGCCGGCAACATCGGACGCGGCTTCATCGGCCTCATGCTGGCGAAAGCCGGGTATAACGTCGTGTTCGTCGACGTGAACGACGCCCTCGTGAAGCTGCTGCAGGAGCGCGGCAGCTACGAGGTCGCTCTCGCGAACGGCAGCGGCGACACGATCCGCGTCGAAGGCGTCGACGCGATCGACGGCAAGCGGACGGACGACGTCGCCGCGGCGGTCGCGAAGGCGGATCTCGTGACGACGGCGGTCGGCGTGAACATTCTGAAGCTGATCGCCGACGGAATCGCGCGGGGCATCGAGCGCCGGCTCGCAGCGGGAGTCGCCGCGCCGCTGCACGTCATCGCCTGCGAGAACGCGATTCGAGGCAGCGAGCAGCTGAAGGAGCATGTCTACGCGCGGCTGTCGCCGGAGACGCGGGCCGCGGCGGAAGGCCGCGTCGCGTTCCCGAACGCGGCGGTCGACCGCATCGTGCCGCTGCAGAAGCACGACGATCCGCTCCGCGTCACGGTGGAGCCGTTCGCCGAGTGGGTCGTCGACCGCTCCGCGATGCTGCCCGGCGGACCGCTCGACATCGAAGGCGTCCACTACGTCGATGAGCTGCAGCCGTATATCGAGCGCAAGCTGTTCACGGTCAACACCGGCCACTGCTGCGCCGCGTACCACGGCTACCTCCTCGGCCATGACACGATTCAAGCCGCCATGGCGGACGAACGCGTCAAGTCGGAAGTCGTCGCCATTCTCGAAGAAACCGGCGCGATGCTCGTCGCCAAATACGGCTTCGACGAAGAAGAGCACCGCCGCTACCGCGAAACGATTCTCGAGCGCTTCGCGAACCCTTACCTTACCGACGAGGTCGCGCGGGTCGGCCGCTCGCCGATCCGGAAGCTGTCGCCGAACGACCGGCTCGTTCGCCCGGCGACGCTCGCGCACGAGCTCGGCATCGCCGTGCCGCACTTGGCCGCCGCGATGGGCGCAGCCCTCCGCTTCGACGCCGCGGACGATCCCGAGGCGGCGGAGCTCCAGCAGGCGCTGCAGGACCTCGGCGTGCACGGCGCGCTCGAGAAGTATACCGGATTGCCGAAGGGCCATCCGATCCACGATCAAGCCGCTGCCGCGTACGAACGTCACGCCTCGACGGCGGCGGAACCGAAAGGAGCGTTACGCCCATGA
- a CDS encoding glycosyl hydrolase produces the protein MKAPLFRDPIYDGAADPVVVWNEPAQEWWMVYTNRRATAEGPKFAWVHGTDLGVASSADGGRTWKYRGTLQGLDTEWGRNTFWAPEIIRREGLYHMYVSYIQGVPDDWPGHRRDIRHYTSPDLIRWKYVSTLELSSDRVIDACVYPLPDGRFRMWYKDEANGSHTYAADSDDLYRWSVVGPVIADRPHEGPNVFRLAGAYWMIVDEWRGQGVYRSDDLERWERNGLILDTPGSREDDGTIGLHADVVVQGEEAYIFYFTHPERGGALSSPSGIAAYADRRSSIQVAKLRVADGKLVCDRDEPFELRLTAP, from the coding sequence ATGAAGGCACCGTTGTTCAGAGATCCGATCTATGACGGAGCGGCCGATCCGGTCGTCGTTTGGAACGAACCGGCACAGGAGTGGTGGATGGTTTATACGAACCGGAGGGCGACGGCGGAAGGGCCGAAGTTCGCCTGGGTGCATGGCACCGACCTCGGCGTCGCGTCGTCCGCGGACGGCGGCCGCACGTGGAAATACCGGGGGACGCTGCAGGGGCTCGACACCGAATGGGGGCGCAACACGTTCTGGGCGCCTGAAATCATTCGGCGCGAAGGGCTGTACCACATGTACGTCAGCTACATTCAAGGCGTGCCGGACGATTGGCCGGGACATCGGCGGGACATTCGCCACTACACGAGCCCGGATCTCATCCGTTGGAAGTATGTAAGCACGCTGGAGCTGAGCTCCGACCGCGTCATCGACGCATGCGTCTATCCGCTGCCGGACGGCCGGTTCCGCATGTGGTACAAGGACGAGGCGAACGGCTCGCATACGTACGCGGCGGACAGCGACGACTTGTACCGATGGAGCGTCGTCGGTCCCGTCATCGCCGATCGGCCGCATGAAGGGCCGAACGTGTTCCGGCTCGCAGGAGCGTATTGGATGATCGTGGACGAATGGCGGGGGCAGGGCGTCTACCGGTCCGACGATTTGGAACGGTGGGAGCGGAACGGGCTCATCCTCGATACGCCCGGTTCGCGCGAGGACGACGGCACGATCGGCTTGCATGCCGACGTCGTCGTGCAGGGAGAGGAAGCGTACATTTTTTATTTCACGCATCCCGAGCGGGGCGGCGCGCTGTCGTCGCCGTCCGGCATCGCGGCGTACGCGGACCGGCGCTCCTCGATTCAAGTCGCGAAGCTGCGCGTCGCCGACGGCAAGCTCGTCTGCGACCGGGACGAGCCGTTCGAGCTGCGCTTGACCGCGCCATGA
- a CDS encoding BglG family transcription antiterminator: MHAMKVSQRQKKIIEALLRAHGDVSAGELAEAAGVSGRTVHRELPDIEALLASVGVALHKKAGAGLRLDAPPERLASLEHVIRHAESHDLSAVDRKTLLLCELLDAGEPAKLFALSHELQVTAPTVTHDLDEVEPWAAKRGLTLVRRRGYGVALEGSEAAKREAIVKLALDMLDESDLFGRPEPGEAPHPVNAKLLDMVGGATLFPLEQALWALQRNRADELSEAAYTRKLLQLSVAFARFRKGRRIGAPAEPPREAAAHLDTARALAERIGVEALPPDEAAHIAALLAEPADGAPSGGGLASFDGLRLQAAEALIRGVERRLDASLAGDRQLREGLLLHLEPALARIRAGGTIRNPLLPQIRKDYEALFAAVKAAASDAFPDLALPDEEIGFLAMHFGASLERAKQLPAAVRALLVCTSGIGSSNMLAVRIAKEFPQVDIIGHASWFEAAHRPSGDYDLIVSTVDLPIPPEQYLKLSPLLTAEETERLREALRDVASRKRNDAADKPDAAHDGAGALERLRSLRRYADGVLRLLERFDVHTLRTAGRGERELLTEACRLARAGEAAGDVADRLLERERQGSLLIPGTELALLHTRSDRLESPVLALFKLEPPIGAPLAQAPGPAANDGRISRFLLMLAPQRLARHELELLSEVSAMLLQPEFVDALTTDDAATILSYLAGQLEEYIHTNIDRSGA, translated from the coding sequence ATGCATGCCATGAAGGTATCCCAGCGACAAAAGAAAATTATCGAAGCGCTGCTTCGCGCCCACGGCGACGTATCCGCGGGCGAGCTCGCCGAGGCGGCGGGCGTCAGCGGGCGCACCGTCCATCGCGAGCTGCCCGACATCGAAGCGCTGCTCGCGTCGGTCGGCGTCGCCCTGCACAAAAAGGCGGGCGCGGGCCTGAGGCTCGACGCGCCGCCGGAGCGGCTCGCTTCCCTCGAGCACGTCATCCGCCACGCCGAATCGCACGATTTGTCGGCCGTCGACCGGAAGACGCTGCTGCTGTGCGAGCTGCTCGACGCCGGCGAGCCGGCGAAGCTGTTCGCGCTCTCGCACGAGCTGCAGGTGACGGCGCCGACCGTGACGCACGACCTCGACGAGGTCGAGCCGTGGGCGGCGAAGCGCGGCCTAACGCTCGTGCGCCGCAGAGGCTACGGCGTGGCGCTCGAGGGCTCCGAGGCGGCGAAGCGCGAAGCGATCGTGAAGCTCGCCCTCGATATGCTGGACGAATCCGATTTGTTCGGCCGGCCGGAGCCGGGCGAGGCGCCGCACCCGGTCAACGCGAAGCTGCTCGACATGGTCGGAGGGGCGACGCTGTTCCCGCTCGAGCAGGCGCTCTGGGCGCTGCAGCGCAACCGCGCCGACGAGCTGTCAGAAGCGGCGTACACGCGCAAGCTGCTGCAGCTCTCGGTCGCGTTCGCCCGCTTCCGGAAAGGCCGCCGCATCGGCGCGCCGGCCGAGCCGCCCCGCGAAGCCGCGGCGCACCTCGACACCGCGCGCGCCCTCGCCGAGCGGATCGGCGTCGAAGCGCTGCCGCCGGACGAAGCGGCGCATATCGCCGCGCTGCTCGCGGAGCCGGCGGACGGGGCGCCGAGCGGCGGCGGCCTGGCCTCGTTCGACGGACTGCGGCTGCAGGCGGCCGAAGCGCTCATCCGCGGCGTGGAACGGCGCCTCGACGCGTCGCTCGCCGGGGACCGCCAGCTGCGGGAAGGGCTGCTGCTGCATCTCGAGCCCGCGCTTGCGCGCATCCGCGCCGGCGGAACGATTCGCAATCCGCTGCTGCCCCAAATCCGCAAGGACTACGAGGCGCTGTTCGCCGCCGTCAAAGCGGCCGCCTCGGACGCCTTCCCGGACCTTGCGCTGCCGGACGAAGAGATCGGATTTCTCGCGATGCATTTCGGCGCTTCGCTGGAGCGGGCGAAGCAGCTGCCGGCGGCCGTTCGGGCGCTGCTCGTCTGCACGAGCGGCATCGGCTCTTCGAACATGCTTGCCGTCCGCATCGCCAAAGAATTCCCGCAGGTCGACATCATCGGCCATGCGTCGTGGTTCGAGGCGGCCCATCGGCCGAGCGGCGATTACGATTTGATCGTGTCGACCGTCGACCTGCCGATCCCGCCGGAGCAATATTTGAAGCTGTCGCCGCTGCTCACCGCCGAGGAGACGGAGCGGCTTCGCGAAGCGCTGCGCGACGTCGCCTCCCGCAAGCGAAACGATGCCGCGGACAAACCCGATGCGGCGCACGACGGCGCGGGCGCGCTCGAGCGGCTGCGCTCGCTGCGGCGGTACGCCGACGGCGTGCTGCGGCTGCTCGAGCGGTTCGACGTCCACACGCTCCGGACCGCCGGGCGCGGCGAACGCGAGCTGCTCACCGAAGCCTGCCGATTGGCGCGGGCCGGCGAGGCGGCCGGCGACGTAGCCGACCGGTTGCTCGAGCGCGAACGCCAGGGCTCCCTGCTCATCCCGGGGACGGAGCTGGCGCTGCTGCATACGCGCAGCGATCGGCTCGAGTCGCCGGTGCTGGCGCTGTTCAAGCTCGAACCGCCGATCGGCGCGCCGCTCGCGCAGGCCCCCGGTCCTGCGGCGAACGACGGCCGCATCTCCCGCTTTCTGCTCATGCTCGCGCCGCAGCGGCTCGCCCGCCACGAGCTCGAGCTGCTCAGCGAAGTGAGCGCGATGCTGCTGCAGCCCGAATTCGTCGATGCGCTGACGACGGACGACGCAGCAACCATACTGAGTTATTTGGCAGGACAGCTCGAAGAATATATCCATACAAATATCGATAGGAGTGGAGCGTAA